The sequence below is a genomic window from Shinella zoogloeoides.
CCTCTCACTGTTCGCTTCGCTGATGCGCCGCGAATTCATCGGCGAGGACATGTTCATCGGCCATGTCGGCGGCGACGATTTCTTCGCCGGCGTTTCCGGCCGGCCGGTGGAGGCGGTGCGGGAGATCCTGGAACGCCTGCTGGCCGATTTCAGCCGCGAGGTGCGCTCGCTCTATTCGCCGGAGGACCGGCTGGCGGGCGAGATCCGCGGCCGCGACCGCGCCGGCCATGCGACGAGCTTTCCATTGATGCGCTGCTCGGCCGTGGTGCTGGTCGTGCCGGAGGGCGAGGTGATCGGCGAGGCCGGGCAGATCAGCAGCCGGATCGCCGCCCTGAAGGCGGACGCCAAGGGCAGCGACGGCGGGCTTGTCCTGTCCTCGGCATCGTCGGGCGTGCAGCAGGGGACGGCGCACTGAACGGATCGGTCGACTTTCCGCCCCTCTTCGTGACAGGCCCGGAAAAATCCATTTTCAGGCCGGCCTGATCCAATTCCTGCAGGCCACTGGTATTGCAGCGCTTTTGGCTGAATAAAGCGGTTTCCCCGGCTATTGCACCGGTTCAAGGGACGGCCGGAAGCGATTCAAAAGATTCGCGCTTTCGGCTAGAGTCGGGTCAAAGCCATGCATCGAACACGCGGGGAGCCAAGCCATGCCAGTGCCATCGTCCATGTCCTATGTCGGGCTCACCGAACACGGCGGCCCGCACAATCTGGTGGTGATGGAAGAGCACACGCCGCATCCGGCAAGCGGCGAGATCCTCGTGCGCGTCGCGGCGGCGGGCATCAACCGGCCGGACGTGCTGCAGCGCAAGGGCGACTACCCGCCGCCGCCCGATGCCAGCCCCATCCTCGGCCTGGAGATCGCCGGCGAGGTCGTGGCGCTCGGCGAGGGCGTCACCGCCTATAGGGTGGGAGATCAGGTCTGCGCGCTCGCCAATGGCGGCGGCTATGCGCAGTATTGCGCGGTGCCGGCGACCCAGGCGCTGCCCTTCCCGAGCGGCTACGACGCGGTGAAGGCGGCGGCGCTGCCGGAAACCTTCTTCACCGTCTGGGCCAACCTCTTCATGATGGCGGGCCTGAAGCCGGGCGAAAGCGTGCTTGTCCACGGCGGATCGAGCGGCATCGGCACGACGGCGATTCAGCTTGCCGCCGCCTTCGGCGCGCGCGTCTTCACGACGGCCGGAACGGCGGAGAAGTGCGAGGCCTGCCTTTCCCTCGGCGCCAGCCGCGCCATCAACTACCGCAGCGAGGACTTCTGCGCCGTCATCGCCGAGGAGACCGGCAAGGCTGGCGTCGACGTCATCCTCGACATGATCGGCGCGGCCTATTTCGAGCGGAACCTGAAATCGCTTTCCCGCGACGGGCGTCTGTCGATCATCGCCTTCCTTGGCGGCGCCTTCGCGGAGAAGATCAACCTGGCGCCCATCCTGCAAAAGCGCCTGCACCTGATGGGGTCGGCCATGCGCCCGCGCACCGCGTCCGAAAAG
It includes:
- a CDS encoding NAD(P)H-quinone oxidoreductase, producing MPVPSSMSYVGLTEHGGPHNLVVMEEHTPHPASGEILVRVAAAGINRPDVLQRKGDYPPPPDASPILGLEIAGEVVALGEGVTAYRVGDQVCALANGGGYAQYCAVPATQALPFPSGYDAVKAAALPETFFTVWANLFMMAGLKPGESVLVHGGSSGIGTTAIQLAAAFGARVFTTAGTAEKCEACLSLGASRAINYRSEDFCAVIAEETGKAGVDVILDMIGAAYFERNLKSLSRDGRLSIIAFLGGAFAEKINLAPILQKRLHLMGSAMRPRTASEKQAIRDELLEKVWPLLAEGRIAPVIHAVMPYTQAAAGHRMMEHGDHIGKIVLTFD